From one Streptomyces sp. R41 genomic stretch:
- a CDS encoding hydrolase, with protein MALSTLDARTALVVIDLQNGIVGNPHLAPYTAAEVVARAGRLADAFREHGLPVVLVRVTAAADGSDATPGRIDGGSRSRTWPEGWDVIVDELAGHPGDITVTKRNWGAFYGTDLDLQLRRRGITQIVLAGIATSIGVESSARAAHEHGYHVTLATDAMSDIDGETHRNSVERIFPRLGETGTAEEVVELLAKTRI; from the coding sequence ATGGCTCTCAGCACGCTCGACGCCCGTACCGCGCTCGTCGTCATCGACCTCCAGAACGGCATCGTGGGGAACCCGCACCTCGCCCCGTACACCGCCGCCGAGGTGGTGGCCCGCGCGGGCCGACTCGCCGACGCCTTCCGCGAGCACGGCCTCCCGGTCGTCCTCGTACGGGTCACCGCGGCCGCCGACGGATCGGACGCCACGCCCGGCCGTATCGACGGCGGCAGCCGCTCCCGTACCTGGCCGGAGGGCTGGGACGTCATCGTCGACGAACTCGCCGGGCACCCCGGGGACATCACCGTCACCAAGCGGAACTGGGGCGCCTTCTACGGCACCGACCTCGACCTGCAGCTGCGCCGCCGCGGGATCACCCAGATCGTGCTGGCCGGCATCGCGACCAGCATCGGCGTCGAGTCCAGCGCCCGCGCCGCCCACGAGCACGGCTACCACGTCACCCTGGCCACCGATGCCATGTCCGACATCGACGGGGAGACGCACCGCAACAGCGTCGAGCGGATCTTTCCCCGGCTCGGCGAGACCGGGACCGCTGAGGAGGTCGTCGAGCTGCTGGCCAAGACCCGCATCTGA
- a CDS encoding flavin monoamine oxidase family protein has translation MSEADSEPDVVIVGGGFAGVTAARELSMRGRSAVLVEARDRLGGRTYTADHDGHAMELGGTWVHPLQPHVWSEVDRYGVETETFPVLEGLRQAVVSDGRVVDLSDDDAAKALAAFDQFSAPGVTLFPEPFSETLGPDPQGLGDRSLREQLETLHVAPELRDWVEGMCCLIAFGPLDQSGATEVFRCYALAGYSAAQAMAALSATKLVKGTRELIRSIAGQATLADIRLNSPVRRVVQTDDGVRVELDSGEAIHAPTALIALPMNVLNSVEFEPRLSEIKRTASTDRHAGAGMKCYVRVKGDVGNVSMVAPESQAINYLVTYDHGADGSWLIVFSANPKRLPMTEFDDADGMQEALQLFLPGVEVERIVGWDWTNDPLALGTWCIYRPGQLAEVLPDLRTTEGRLFFAGSDSASTWRGFIDGAIESGCRSARHIDDYLTASGAAAQS, from the coding sequence GTGAGTGAGGCAGATTCTGAACCGGATGTCGTGATCGTCGGCGGCGGGTTTGCCGGTGTGACGGCCGCGCGCGAATTGTCGATGCGCGGGCGGAGCGCGGTGCTGGTCGAGGCGCGTGATCGGCTGGGTGGCCGGACCTACACAGCGGACCACGACGGGCATGCGATGGAGCTCGGCGGTACGTGGGTTCACCCGCTGCAGCCGCACGTGTGGTCCGAGGTCGACCGGTACGGGGTCGAGACCGAGACCTTCCCGGTGCTGGAGGGGCTGCGGCAGGCGGTGGTGTCCGACGGCCGCGTCGTCGACTTGTCCGACGACGATGCCGCAAAGGCACTGGCCGCGTTCGACCAGTTCAGCGCGCCGGGCGTGACGCTGTTTCCGGAGCCGTTCTCGGAAACTTTGGGTCCGGATCCGCAGGGCTTGGGTGATCGATCGCTGCGTGAGCAGCTTGAGACCTTGCACGTCGCGCCGGAGCTGCGCGACTGGGTGGAGGGGATGTGTTGCTTGATCGCGTTCGGCCCGCTCGATCAGTCCGGCGCGACCGAGGTTTTCCGATGCTATGCCTTGGCGGGGTACAGCGCGGCGCAGGCCATGGCCGCGTTGTCGGCAACGAAGCTGGTGAAAGGGACACGCGAGCTGATCCGCTCCATCGCCGGGCAGGCAACACTGGCCGATATCCGCCTCAACTCGCCCGTGCGGCGTGTCGTCCAGACCGACGACGGGGTGCGGGTCGAGCTCGACAGCGGCGAGGCCATCCACGCGCCGACCGCCTTGATCGCGCTGCCGATGAACGTTCTGAACAGCGTGGAGTTCGAGCCTCGCTTGTCCGAGATCAAGCGGACCGCATCGACCGATCGGCACGCGGGTGCCGGTATGAAGTGCTACGTGCGCGTGAAAGGCGACGTCGGCAACGTGAGCATGGTGGCCCCCGAGTCACAGGCGATCAACTATCTGGTGACCTACGACCACGGCGCGGACGGCTCGTGGCTGATCGTGTTCTCCGCCAATCCGAAGCGGCTGCCGATGACCGAGTTCGACGACGCTGACGGCATGCAGGAAGCGCTGCAGCTGTTCCTGCCAGGCGTCGAGGTGGAACGGATCGTCGGGTGGGACTGGACCAACGACCCGCTCGCGCTCGGCACGTGGTGCATCTACCGGCCGGGACAGCTGGCAGAGGTGTTGCCGGACCTGCGCACCACCGAAGGGCGGCTGTTCTTCGCGGGTTCCGACTCGGCGAGCACGTGGCGTGGCTTCATCGACGGGGCGATCGAGAGCGGCTGCCGTTCCGCCCGCCACATCGACGATTATCTGACCGCCAGCGGGGCCGCGGCCCAGAGCTGA
- a CDS encoding MarR family winged helix-turn-helix transcriptional regulator, whose product MNENRGARDENNRGARDENNRGARDENNGDTEGVSESAARAARDLRVAFSRLGRRIREVSETEDLTPSQLSALTLLSKSGAATTSGLAATEGVRPQSMAATLAALDQHGLIARSPDPGDGRRQLVTLTEAGRERVEGTRQVRQEWLARAFHDRCTEAEWQTVIEAMAVLERLTRP is encoded by the coding sequence ATGAACGAGAACCGTGGTGCCAGGGACGAGAACAACCGTGGTGCCAGGGACGAGAACAACCGTGGTGCCAGGGACGAGAACAACGGGGACACCGAAGGTGTCTCCGAGTCCGCCGCCCGCGCCGCGCGCGATCTGCGGGTCGCGTTCAGCCGGCTGGGGCGGCGGATCAGGGAAGTCTCCGAGACGGAGGACCTCACGCCCTCCCAGCTGTCCGCGCTGACCCTGCTCAGCAAGAGCGGGGCGGCCACGACCAGCGGGCTTGCCGCGACCGAGGGGGTCCGACCGCAGTCCATGGCCGCCACGCTCGCCGCGCTCGACCAGCACGGGCTGATCGCGCGCAGCCCGGACCCGGGGGACGGCCGGCGGCAACTCGTCACGCTGACCGAAGCCGGCCGCGAGCGTGTCGAGGGCACCCGGCAGGTCCGCCAGGAGTGGCTGGCCCGGGCCTTCCACGACCGCTGCACGGAGGCCGAGTGGCAGACCGTCATCGAGGCGATGGCCGTACTGGAACGGCTCACCCGGCCGTGA
- a CDS encoding ketopantoate reductase family protein has translation MANDRLTVAVLGPGGVGGLLAALLARSGHRVICLAGEETARVLAADGIRVRSAHFGDFTAHVEADTELREPVDACLIAVKATALDAALERVPAKALGDAGLVVPLLNGVEHPAALRARYRPEQVAPAVIRVESARLAPGLIEHGSPFAEIDLTGDTAPRARLDELAGALEWAGARVRIQDDEAATLWAKMSFLAPLALLTTRYGVSLGDVRTLHREELVALVEEIATVSRANGAPVDPAAALARYDAFPAAMKSSMQRDAEAGRALELDAIGGALLRAAERFDVPVPVARRLVGELASSSLPGA, from the coding sequence ATGGCGAATGACCGGCTCACAGTGGCGGTACTGGGCCCGGGCGGTGTCGGCGGTCTGCTCGCCGCACTCCTGGCGCGGTCGGGGCACCGGGTGATCTGCCTGGCCGGGGAAGAGACCGCGCGGGTGCTGGCCGCGGACGGCATCCGTGTACGCAGCGCTCACTTCGGCGACTTCACGGCCCACGTGGAGGCGGACACCGAGCTGCGCGAGCCCGTCGACGCGTGCCTGATCGCGGTCAAGGCCACGGCGCTCGACGCGGCTCTGGAGCGCGTCCCCGCGAAGGCGCTGGGCGACGCCGGCTTGGTGGTGCCGCTCCTGAACGGCGTCGAACACCCGGCGGCCCTCCGCGCCCGCTACCGCCCCGAGCAGGTGGCACCCGCGGTGATCCGCGTCGAGTCGGCTCGCCTTGCCCCGGGCCTGATCGAGCACGGCAGCCCCTTCGCGGAAATCGACCTGACCGGCGACACCGCGCCGCGCGCACGGCTCGACGAGCTCGCCGGGGCCCTGGAGTGGGCCGGCGCGCGCGTCCGGATCCAGGACGACGAGGCGGCGACGCTGTGGGCGAAGATGTCGTTCCTCGCACCGCTCGCGCTGCTGACGACTCGGTACGGGGTGTCGCTGGGCGACGTACGCACCCTCCACCGCGAGGAGTTGGTGGCCCTGGTGGAGGAGATCGCCACCGTCAGCCGGGCAAACGGCGCCCCCGTCGACCCCGCGGCCGCCCTCGCCCGCTACGACGCCTTCCCCGCCGCGATGAAGTCCTCCATGCAGCGCGACGCCGAGGCCGGCCGCGCACTCGAACTGGACGCGATCGGCGGCGCGTTGCTGCGCGCGGCCGAACGGTTCGACGTGCCGGTACCGGTGGCGAGAAGGCTGGTGGGCGAGCTGGCATCGTCCAGCCTGCCCGGCGCTTGA
- a CDS encoding zinc-dependent alcohol dehydrogenase family protein, whose protein sequence is MRALVAGKVGEPADVLRLESRPVPTPEAGQALIRVKATPIHASDLHVLRGRYGFSPEFPTVGGHMECVGRIEALGPDTEGLKIGERVVAVAVPAVPGPHVAGTWQEFLVADTRRLLPVPDQLSDSSACQLAVNPLTALLLVTRELDVQPGEWLLQTAAGSTVGRLVIQLARHLGIRTINVVRRRDAVEEIKALGGDEVICTEDEDLLQRVAEIAGSAGVRKAIDCVAGHVGAQVSQALAPGGEVVVYGALSTHRQTDPAALTIPLSARSLIYETKVVRGFWLNRWFGTASPADALRALSEVRSLVADEVLSIPQGEPFPLERFTEAISFAEAPAHGAKPLFVFEGGRDEDER, encoded by the coding sequence ATGCGCGCGCTCGTAGCCGGAAAGGTTGGCGAGCCGGCCGATGTCCTGCGGCTGGAATCCCGGCCTGTTCCCACGCCAGAAGCCGGTCAGGCGTTGATCCGTGTGAAGGCGACTCCGATTCACGCCAGTGATCTGCACGTGCTGCGTGGCCGCTACGGTTTCTCCCCCGAGTTTCCCACCGTCGGGGGTCACATGGAATGCGTGGGCCGTATTGAGGCCCTGGGCCCGGATACCGAGGGACTGAAGATCGGCGAGCGCGTGGTGGCCGTTGCTGTCCCGGCGGTACCCGGGCCGCATGTGGCCGGCACTTGGCAGGAATTCCTTGTTGCCGATACACGAAGGCTCCTGCCGGTCCCCGATCAGCTGAGCGACTCCAGCGCCTGTCAGCTCGCCGTCAACCCGTTGACCGCGCTGCTATTGGTGACTCGCGAACTCGATGTACAGCCGGGTGAATGGTTGTTGCAGACGGCCGCGGGCTCCACCGTCGGCCGGCTCGTCATTCAGCTGGCCAGGCATCTGGGTATTCGCACGATCAATGTCGTGCGGCGGCGCGATGCCGTCGAGGAGATCAAGGCGCTTGGTGGTGACGAGGTCATTTGCACTGAGGACGAGGACCTGTTGCAGCGTGTGGCCGAGATTGCAGGATCGGCCGGCGTGCGCAAGGCCATCGACTGTGTCGCGGGCCATGTGGGTGCCCAGGTATCCCAGGCATTGGCTCCGGGAGGAGAGGTCGTGGTCTACGGTGCTCTCTCCACCCATAGGCAGACTGACCCGGCGGCGCTGACGATCCCGCTGTCGGCACGCTCGCTCATCTACGAGACCAAAGTAGTCCGTGGCTTCTGGCTGAACCGCTGGTTCGGCACTGCCTCACCTGCGGATGCGCTGCGCGCGCTGTCCGAGGTTCGCAGTCTCGTCGCTGATGAAGTGCTGAGCATCCCCCAAGGCGAGCCGTTCCCGCTCGAACGCTTCACTGAAGCCATCTCGTTCGCCGAAGCACCCGCACATGGCGCCAAACCGCTCTTCGTCTTCGAGGGTGGCCGGGACGAAGACGAGAGGTAG
- a CDS encoding nuclear transport factor 2 family protein — MAEHPHATLVRKGYDAFSRGDMDTLRGLMSSDATHHVPGSHPLSGDFKGQDAIIDMYGQLFGRTNGTLKVELRHVLVDGRGHAVAVHHYTAERNGKLIDENGAIVFRIVGDKITDLDECVEDINRANTFWG, encoded by the coding sequence GTGGCAGAGCACCCACACGCAACGCTCGTCCGCAAGGGCTACGACGCCTTCTCGCGAGGTGACATGGACACCCTGCGCGGGTTGATGTCGTCGGACGCCACTCACCACGTACCCGGCAGTCACCCGTTGTCGGGCGACTTCAAGGGCCAGGACGCGATCATCGACATGTACGGTCAGCTCTTCGGGCGGACGAACGGCACCCTGAAGGTCGAACTGCGCCACGTACTCGTCGACGGCCGCGGCCACGCGGTCGCTGTCCACCACTACACAGCCGAGCGCAACGGCAAACTGATCGACGAGAACGGAGCCATCGTCTTCCGGATCGTCGGCGACAAAATCACCGACCTCGACGAATGCGTCGAGGACATCAACAGGGCAAACACCTTCTGGGGCTAG
- a CDS encoding MBL fold metallo-hydrolase translates to MTTVEITYIGGPTAVIALGGVRLLTDPTFDAPGEYPIGARKLVKTAGPALPAAEVGAVDAVLLSHDQHPDNLDASGRTYLAGAPLTLSTASAYDRIGAPVRAVPSWEHVELPRPDGGVLRVTAVPAQHGPDGSEPLVGEVTGFVLSGDGLPKVYVSGDNASLDVVRDIAGREGPFDVAVLFAGAARTPLVPDAPLTLTSEDAARAAGILGARHVVPLHFEHWGHFTQDGATLTKAFAEAGLTDRLHLLEPGASARLP, encoded by the coding sequence ATGACCACTGTGGAGATCACGTACATCGGCGGCCCCACGGCCGTCATCGCGCTCGGCGGCGTACGGCTGCTGACCGACCCCACCTTCGACGCGCCCGGCGAGTACCCCATCGGCGCGCGGAAGCTGGTGAAGACGGCCGGACCCGCGCTCCCGGCCGCGGAGGTCGGCGCGGTCGACGCCGTACTGCTCTCGCACGACCAGCACCCGGACAACCTCGACGCGTCCGGGCGTACGTATCTCGCGGGCGCCCCGCTGACCCTCTCGACGGCATCGGCGTACGACCGTATCGGCGCGCCCGTGCGGGCCGTGCCGTCCTGGGAGCACGTCGAACTGCCGCGCCCCGACGGCGGCGTGCTGCGGGTGACCGCCGTGCCGGCGCAGCACGGCCCCGACGGTTCGGAGCCGCTCGTGGGCGAGGTGACCGGCTTCGTGCTGTCCGGAGACGGGCTGCCCAAGGTGTACGTGAGCGGCGACAACGCGTCCCTGGACGTCGTACGGGACATCGCCGGCCGCGAGGGCCCCTTCGACGTGGCCGTGCTGTTCGCGGGTGCGGCGCGCACCCCGCTGGTGCCGGACGCCCCGCTGACCCTGACGAGCGAGGACGCGGCGCGGGCGGCCGGGATCCTCGGCGCCCGCCATGTCGTGCCGCTGCATTTCGAGCACTGGGGCCACTTCACACAGGACGGCGCCACGCTGACGAAGGCGTTCGCGGAGGCCGGACTCACGGACCGGCTGCACCTGCTGGAGCCGGGGGCTTCGGCGCGGTTGCCTTAG
- a CDS encoding calcium-binding protein, translated as MRSIAIGTALSGALALAVASAPTAQADESWGGDTTITSVTVNGGKPIVVGISNTVTFSASVTATDPDGIETARVFVWHGGPKEEDTDMTVPFGRPTCTAVDAATKTCVVPFTLNPRDLQKNSWAGQWKVGVDAYDKGNGGISLDAYKYTNIQRYSKLSVNASPEPVAKGKTITVTGKLTRANWETHDYRGYTNQPVKLQFRKAGTDTYTTVKTVYTNSTGSLKTTATAASDGYWRYYFSGTSTTATVKTAGDYVDVR; from the coding sequence ATGCGCTCAATCGCCATAGGCACCGCTCTGTCCGGCGCCCTGGCACTCGCCGTCGCAAGCGCTCCAACGGCTCAGGCCGACGAGTCGTGGGGCGGCGACACAACGATCACCAGCGTCACGGTCAACGGTGGCAAGCCCATCGTGGTCGGCATCTCCAACACGGTCACCTTCTCGGCTTCGGTGACCGCCACCGATCCGGACGGCATCGAAACGGCCCGCGTGTTCGTGTGGCACGGCGGCCCCAAGGAAGAAGACACGGACATGACGGTGCCGTTCGGCCGTCCTACGTGCACAGCCGTCGACGCCGCGACGAAGACCTGCGTCGTCCCCTTCACCCTCAACCCCCGCGACCTGCAGAAGAACTCTTGGGCCGGGCAGTGGAAGGTCGGCGTCGACGCCTACGACAAGGGCAACGGCGGCATCTCCCTAGATGCCTACAAGTACACGAACATCCAGCGCTACTCGAAGCTCAGCGTCAACGCCTCGCCGGAGCCGGTCGCCAAGGGCAAGACCATCACCGTCACCGGCAAACTGACCCGCGCCAACTGGGAGACCCACGACTACCGTGGCTACACCAATCAGCCGGTCAAGCTGCAGTTCCGCAAAGCGGGAACAGACACCTACACGACGGTCAAGACCGTGTACACCAACAGCACCGGCAGCCTGAAGACCACCGCAACAGCTGCCAGCGACGGCTACTGGCGCTACTACTTCTCCGGCACCAGCACGACTGCGACGGTCAAGACCGCCGGCGACTACGTAGACGTGCGGTAG
- a CDS encoding PP2C family protein-serine/threonine phosphatase, with translation MGEESVDRSEGFGERLLGLLLDRARLMPPQLVAPLIAEEVAGIGGRDVSILLQDYAQEVLVPLAGGKLHVGQPEPMAESPAGRAFLSAEVVEVPRAHGGVRMYLPLLDGSDQVGVMALTLDAVGDDDRRLLRRLAGLVADMLVTKNAYTDLFFLARRREPMSVSAEIQWSLLPPLTMTVPQVAVAGILEPAYRVAGDSFDYALNDNVLHTAVIDAMGHGLDAAVMATVAIGAYRHARRVFVSLAEKYVFMDDAISRQFGPDHFVTAQLMHINIATGELELVNAGHPAPLLIRHGRVVRKLESATTLPVGFGGDEPRIREHMLQPGDRVLCYTDGIIEEHVAGGELFGEERLIHCVNRLGEEPSQGLRADLRGLSHTLKRERGGRTTDDATLFMIEWHGGAADHLAVLD, from the coding sequence ATGGGCGAGGAGAGCGTGGATCGGTCGGAGGGTTTCGGTGAGCGGCTGCTCGGTCTGCTGCTGGATCGGGCGCGGCTGATGCCGCCGCAGCTGGTCGCCCCGTTGATCGCGGAGGAGGTGGCCGGGATCGGTGGTCGGGACGTCTCCATCCTGCTGCAGGACTACGCGCAGGAGGTGCTGGTGCCGCTTGCGGGCGGGAAGTTGCACGTCGGCCAGCCCGAGCCGATGGCCGAATCCCCCGCCGGCCGGGCCTTCCTGAGCGCGGAGGTCGTCGAGGTGCCGCGGGCCCACGGCGGCGTGCGGATGTACCTGCCGCTGCTGGACGGTAGTGACCAGGTGGGGGTGATGGCTCTGACCCTGGACGCCGTCGGCGACGACGACCGGCGTCTGCTGCGCAGGCTCGCCGGCCTGGTCGCCGACATGCTGGTCACCAAGAACGCCTACACCGACCTGTTCTTCCTGGCCCGGCGCCGGGAGCCGATGAGCGTGTCCGCGGAGATCCAGTGGAGCCTGCTGCCGCCGCTGACGATGACCGTGCCGCAGGTCGCGGTGGCCGGCATCCTGGAGCCCGCCTACCGCGTCGCCGGCGACAGCTTCGACTACGCCCTCAACGACAACGTCCTGCACACGGCCGTGATCGACGCGATGGGCCACGGCCTGGACGCCGCCGTGATGGCGACCGTGGCCATCGGCGCCTACCGGCATGCCCGGCGCGTGTTCGTCAGCCTGGCCGAGAAGTACGTGTTCATGGACGATGCCATCTCCCGGCAGTTCGGTCCCGACCACTTCGTCACGGCGCAGCTGATGCACATCAACATCGCCACGGGTGAGCTGGAGTTGGTCAACGCGGGCCACCCCGCGCCGCTGCTGATCCGCCATGGCCGGGTCGTGCGAAAGCTGGAGAGCGCGACGACGCTGCCCGTCGGCTTCGGCGGCGACGAGCCCCGGATCAGAGAGCACATGCTCCAGCCGGGCGACCGGGTGCTGTGCTACACCGACGGCATCATCGAGGAACACGTCGCCGGCGGCGAGCTGTTCGGCGAGGAACGCCTCATCCACTGCGTCAACCGCCTGGGGGAAGAGCCGTCACAGGGGCTACGGGCGGATCTGCGCGGACTCTCCCACACCCTGAAGAGGGAACGGGGCGGACGCACCACCGACGACGCCACCCTCTTCATGATCGAGTGGCACGGCGGCGCCGCCGACCACCTCGCGGTCCTTGACTGA
- a CDS encoding tetratricopeptide repeat protein gives MREQGRIERARELYDLAMFGGDTSALVTADQELDAVEAPIALERGKVLHVRFLNDRREDSQELVLFERAAELYHRLDDAGGEADALFWIGCWHQVVRDDSATGRPYFERSYALAQSVGDRKTMSYAVRHLGFAEKEAGRFDQARELLTESVTLRREIGFMPGVAAGLVALGYLSAETSDREAALGYLDEAQATAEQCGAKGVLGWIERARTQI, from the coding sequence ATGCGGGAGCAAGGCCGGATCGAACGGGCGCGGGAGCTGTACGATTTGGCGATGTTCGGTGGGGACACGTCCGCACTGGTTACGGCCGATCAGGAGCTGGACGCGGTCGAGGCCCCGATCGCGCTGGAACGCGGAAAGGTGCTGCACGTACGTTTCCTCAACGATCGTCGGGAGGACTCGCAGGAGCTGGTCCTGTTCGAGCGTGCGGCCGAGCTGTACCACCGCCTGGATGATGCGGGCGGTGAGGCCGACGCGCTGTTCTGGATTGGTTGCTGGCACCAGGTGGTACGCGACGACAGTGCCACCGGCAGGCCGTACTTCGAGAGGTCGTATGCGCTGGCGCAGTCCGTCGGCGACCGGAAGACCATGTCCTACGCGGTGCGCCATCTCGGCTTCGCCGAGAAGGAAGCCGGGCGGTTCGACCAAGCCCGCGAGCTGCTGACCGAATCGGTAACGCTGCGCCGCGAGATCGGGTTCATGCCCGGGGTGGCAGCGGGCCTGGTGGCGCTTGGCTACCTGTCCGCCGAGACCAGCGATCGCGAGGCGGCCCTCGGATACCTCGACGAGGCGCAGGCCACCGCTGAACAGTGCGGTGCCAAGGGAGTGCTGGGATGGATCGAGCGGGCGCGCACCCAAATCTGA
- a CDS encoding tyrosine-type recombinase/integrase: MVPGVQVERATVRTTWPPGAASARLCLGRRWTGWEHPTHATTRPALANGAPSGLVFVGARGGVLRRNNFRRIWLRALDATGLGDVHFHDLRHTGNTLAATGGATTRELMHRMGHSSVRAALLYQHLVNGRDHQIADYVDGQIKKVKRPPRGPSGT; the protein is encoded by the coding sequence GTGGTTCCTGGCGTCCAGGTGGAGCGCGCCACTGTACGAACGACCTGGCCGCCAGGGGCCGCGTCTGCTCGGCTCTGCCTGGGTCGACGGTGGACGGGATGGGAGCACCCCACGCACGCCACTACTCGGCCGGCACTCGCGAACGGCGCCCCCTCCGGACTCGTCTTCGTCGGGGCCCGCGGCGGTGTCCTCCGCCGCAACAACTTCCGCCGGATCTGGCTCCGTGCCCTCGACGCGACCGGCCTCGGTGACGTGCACTTCCACGATCTCCGGCACACCGGCAACACCCTCGCCGCGACCGGCGGCGCCACCACCCGCGAGCTAATGCACCGCATGGGCCACTCGTCGGTGCGGGCCGCCCTGCTCTACCAGCACCTCGTCAACGGCCGCGACCACCAGATCGCCGACTACGTCGACGGACAGATCAAGAAGGTGAAGCGGCCCCCGCGCGGCCCATCTGGCACGTAA
- a CDS encoding tyrosine-type recombinase/integrase: MDDGLIERNPCRVKGAGTVTHTERPFLSVPEVYRLADAVPPHCRALVLLAAFAALRFGELAALQRRDIDLEARTVSVRRSYAETRTDGLTVKAPKTAAGVRTVAFPASLVPELTHHLAEYASAGRTGLVFVGARGGVLRRNNFRRIWLRALDATGLGDVHFHDLRHTGNTLAATGGATTRELMHRMGHSSVRAALIYQHLVNGRDHQIADYVDGQIKKVKRPPRGPSGT, from the coding sequence GTGGATGACGGACTGATCGAGCGCAATCCGTGCCGGGTGAAGGGCGCGGGAACGGTCACCCACACCGAGCGGCCGTTCCTCTCCGTGCCCGAGGTGTACCGGCTCGCCGACGCCGTCCCGCCTCACTGCCGCGCCCTGGTGCTCCTGGCGGCCTTCGCCGCGCTCCGCTTCGGTGAGCTGGCGGCCCTCCAGCGCCGGGACATCGACCTGGAGGCCCGCACGGTGTCCGTCCGCCGCTCGTACGCCGAGACGCGGACCGACGGCCTCACGGTCAAGGCTCCCAAGACCGCGGCCGGTGTCCGTACCGTCGCCTTCCCGGCCTCGCTCGTCCCGGAGCTGACGCACCACCTGGCCGAGTACGCGAGTGCCGGCCGAACCGGGCTCGTCTTCGTCGGCGCCCGCGGCGGTGTCCTGCGCCGGAACAACTTCCGGCGGATCTGGCTCCGTGCCCTCGACGCGACCGGCCTCGGTGACGTGCACTTCCACGATCTCCGGCACACCGGGAACACCCTCGCCGCGACCGGTGGAGCGACCACCCGCGAGCTGATGCACCGGATGGGCCACTCGTCGGTACGGGCCGCCCTGATCTACCAGCACCTCGTCAACGGCCGCGACCACCAGATCGCCGACTACGTCGACGGACAGATCAAGAAGGTGAAGCGGCCCCCGCGCGGCCCATCTGGCACGTAA
- a CDS encoding LysR family transcriptional regulator — MTLDDLRVFVAVCRAGSLSAVARELGCTQSAVSQHVRRLEREVGVGLVERQARGVVPTRAGRVLERAAAEGISGLDLALRRLDEMVRGGGGVVRIATGGATVRHFMADAVVDFRRRYPQVSLEFQTESSSRSCFEALGDHGLDLAWVTLGPPVRGVEQRAVVELPWVLAVRADDELAGCERIEGAELAGMRLIGLPENSTSRAHLDSAYRELGVPTAASDTSVADWDTAILLAELGLGHAVVPALPGWRGPRHPGLRFVPVPALPPLTAGWAVRQWDALSPPARAFADTVTRHCGAELDIDIDVTVVRG; from the coding sequence GTGACGCTTGATGATCTGCGTGTTTTCGTCGCCGTCTGCCGGGCCGGCAGTCTCAGTGCCGTGGCCCGGGAGCTCGGCTGTACCCAGTCGGCGGTGAGCCAGCACGTACGGCGGCTGGAGCGGGAGGTCGGGGTCGGGCTCGTCGAGCGGCAGGCGCGGGGTGTTGTGCCGACGCGCGCCGGGCGGGTGCTGGAGCGGGCCGCCGCCGAGGGCATATCCGGGCTCGACCTCGCGCTGCGGCGGCTCGACGAGATGGTGCGCGGGGGCGGTGGGGTCGTGCGGATCGCCACCGGCGGGGCCACCGTGCGGCACTTCATGGCCGACGCCGTGGTCGACTTCCGGCGGCGGTATCCGCAGGTGAGCCTGGAGTTTCAGACCGAGAGTTCGAGTCGCAGCTGTTTCGAGGCGCTCGGGGATCACGGGCTCGACCTCGCGTGGGTGACCCTCGGGCCGCCCGTGCGCGGGGTCGAGCAGCGGGCCGTCGTCGAACTGCCCTGGGTGCTCGCCGTGCGCGCCGACGACGAGCTCGCGGGGTGCGAGCGCATCGAGGGGGCGGAGCTGGCCGGGATGCGGCTCATCGGGCTGCCGGAGAACTCCACTTCGCGAGCCCATCTCGACTCCGCCTACAGGGAGTTGGGGGTGCCGACCGCCGCCTCGGACACCAGTGTCGCCGACTGGGACACCGCGATCCTGCTCGCCGAGCTCGGCCTCGGCCACGCCGTCGTGCCCGCGCTGCCCGGCTGGCGCGGCCCCCGCCACCCCGGCCTTCGCTTCGTCCCGGTCCCGGCTCTGCCACCCCTCACGGCGGGCTGGGCCGTACGCCAGTGGGATGCCCTGTCGCCCCCGGCCCGCGCCTTCGCCGACACGGTCACGCGGCACTGCGGGGCCGAGCTCGACATCGACATCGACGTCACCGTCGTACGGGGCTGA